The Pseudomonadota bacterium genome contains a region encoding:
- the ligA gene encoding NAD-dependent DNA ligase LigA, translated as MTEKAKAKKRLATLRDELNHHSQLYYVKDDPVISDGEYDTLYQELLALEERYPDIILPDSPSQRVGGAALGQFQSVEHRIPMLSLDNAFGADDLIKFEEKTRRFLNFDGTLDYMGEPKLDGLAVELVYKHGALTLGSTRGDGRFGEDITQNLKTIASIPLKLKSNADGSIPETLEVRGEVYISVEGFNRLNAQRSAAGEKLFANPRNAAAGSLRQLDPKLTAKRPLDFFAYGISDAAHQQDLHTQGAILGFLEASGFKINTLTRHCQSIREIIDLYEHLLNIRADLPYDIDGMVVKVNALDLQRRLGVTARSPRWAIAAKFPASQATTRLLSVEFQVGRTGVITPVANLEPVIVGGVTVSRATLHNKKQIEEKGLLLGDTVLIQRAGDVIPEIVKPIIEKRTGNESVIVFPDKCPECTHKLIQEENIQKGDVEAAFRCPNSSCPAQQLRNLIHFTSKAGLDIEGLGAKAMKQLVSEGLVQKISDLYSLTTDQLSNLEGWGELSAANAVAAIEKSKNTSLSRLLSALGIRHVGEEIANLLEAHFSGSLERILQATIEDLQEIEGVGEQIASSLAGYFTDTTNREMIAKLFNHGLILNSPNIFLKQNLPLSGKVFLFTGSLNSFSRSEAKARVKSLGGQIASSINKKVTHVVAGEKPGSKIQKAQDLNLTIIDENEFLSYIR; from the coding sequence ATGACTGAAAAAGCAAAGGCGAAAAAACGCCTTGCAACTTTGCGTGACGAGCTGAATCATCATTCCCAGCTGTATTATGTCAAGGATGATCCGGTTATCTCAGATGGAGAATATGACACCCTTTATCAGGAGCTTCTGGCTCTGGAGGAAAGATATCCGGATATCATACTCCCTGATTCCCCCAGCCAGAGGGTTGGCGGCGCTGCCCTGGGACAGTTTCAGAGTGTTGAACATCGAATTCCAATGTTGAGCCTGGATAATGCCTTTGGCGCTGATGATCTTATAAAATTTGAAGAAAAAACTCGAAGGTTTCTCAATTTTGACGGCACCCTTGATTATATGGGGGAACCAAAGCTTGACGGCCTGGCCGTTGAACTTGTTTACAAACACGGCGCATTAACCCTCGGCTCAACCAGGGGGGACGGCCGCTTTGGCGAAGATATCACCCAGAATCTTAAAACAATTGCCAGCATCCCTCTAAAACTCAAATCCAATGCCGACGGTTCCATTCCGGAAACATTAGAGGTACGAGGCGAGGTCTATATTTCAGTCGAGGGATTCAATCGCCTGAATGCGCAACGGTCGGCCGCCGGGGAAAAACTTTTTGCAAATCCGCGAAACGCAGCAGCAGGGTCCCTCAGACAATTGGACCCAAAGTTGACAGCCAAAAGACCTTTGGATTTTTTTGCCTATGGCATAAGTGACGCAGCACACCAACAGGATTTGCACACCCAGGGCGCCATCCTCGGTTTCCTTGAGGCCTCAGGGTTCAAGATCAACACCCTGACCCGGCACTGTCAATCCATCCGGGAAATCATTGATTTATATGAACATCTCCTGAATATTCGCGCCGATCTTCCCTATGATATCGACGGCATGGTGGTCAAGGTCAATGCCCTTGACCTGCAACGCCGGTTAGGGGTAACTGCGAGAAGTCCGCGCTGGGCCATAGCAGCAAAATTTCCAGCATCCCAGGCAACGACCAGACTGCTGAGTGTGGAATTCCAGGTCGGAAGAACCGGGGTCATCACTCCCGTTGCCAACCTTGAGCCGGTCATTGTCGGTGGAGTCACGGTGAGCCGCGCTACACTCCACAACAAAAAGCAGATTGAAGAAAAAGGTCTGCTTTTAGGCGACACGGTTCTCATTCAGAGAGCCGGAGATGTCATTCCAGAAATAGTTAAACCAATTATCGAAAAAAGGACAGGAAACGAGAGCGTTATTGTTTTTCCGGATAAATGTCCTGAGTGCACCCATAAGTTGATCCAGGAAGAAAATATCCAAAAAGGCGATGTTGAAGCTGCTTTCCGCTGCCCGAACTCGAGTTGCCCGGCTCAACAACTCAGGAATCTCATCCATTTCACCTCAAAAGCAGGTTTGGATATTGAGGGGCTCGGCGCAAAGGCTATGAAGCAGCTTGTGTCCGAAGGACTTGTGCAAAAAATTTCAGATTTATACTCCCTCACGACTGACCAGCTTTCGAACCTTGAAGGATGGGGCGAACTTTCCGCAGCCAATGCCGTTGCCGCCATTGAAAAATCAAAAAACACCAGTCTTTCGCGCCTGCTCAGCGCCCTGGGCATTCGTCATGTGGGCGAGGAAATAGCCAATCTTCTTGAAGCACATTTTTCCGGCTCCCTGGAACGAATTCTCCAGGCCACGATTGAAGATCTGCAGGAAATTGAAGGGGTGGGAGAACAGATTGCATCAAGCCTTGCCGGTTATTTTACTGATACGACAAATCGAGAAATGATTGCCAAACTGTTCAACCATGGACTGATTCTCAACAGCCCGAATATATTCTTAAAACAAAATCTCCCCCTCTCCGGAAAGGTTTTTCTGTTTACCGGATCGCTCAATTCATTTTCACGGAGTGAAGCAAAAGCCCGAGTTAAGTCACTCGGCGGGCAGATAGCATCTTCAATCAATAAAAAAGTGACCCATGTTGTTGCCGGGGAAAAACCAGGCAGCAAAATCCAAAAGGCGCAAGACCTGAATTTAACGATTATCGACGAGAATGAATTTCTTTCCTATATCCGCTAG
- a CDS encoding 4-oxalocrotonate tautomerase family protein — MPYVNIRVAGSLSREQKQEISSGVTEVISRVAGKPPETILIFIDEEQHENIAIAGKLLEKPS, encoded by the coding sequence ATGCCATATGTTAACATCCGGGTCGCCGGCTCTCTCAGCAGAGAACAAAAGCAGGAAATCTCTTCCGGCGTTACAGAAGTTATTTCCCGTGTTGCGGGCAAACCGCCGGAGACAATCCTGATTTTCATTGATGAAGAACAACATGAAAACATCGCGATTGCAGGAAAACTTCTTGAAAAACCGTCCTGA
- the surE gene encoding 5'/3'-nucleotidase SurE, translating to MNKPLILLTNDDGVYAPGLKAICDVMRNIGRIVVVAPERDNSAASHSLTMHRPLRVRKIDEDVYMIDGTPTDCVTIGIGMVLDEKPALVVSGINPGGNLGDDISYSGTVSAAVEGTMLGVPSFAVSLAGEAPFDFSAAAEFSGQLAGKILDKGLFRETLLNVNVPNISKELIKGVRYTRQGRRIYEGAIKETSDPWGRKHYWIGGGTPLWDGREDTDASAVLKQYVSITPIHLDLTNYDALSRLRQDWPVDIDWTR from the coding sequence ATGAACAAACCACTTATTCTGCTTACCAATGATGACGGAGTCTATGCTCCCGGGCTCAAGGCAATTTGCGATGTAATGAGAAATATTGGTCGAATCGTTGTTGTCGCTCCTGAACGGGACAACAGCGCCGCAAGTCATTCCCTTACCATGCACCGACCGCTCAGAGTGAGAAAGATTGATGAAGACGTTTACATGATTGACGGAACACCAACCGACTGCGTGACAATCGGCATAGGAATGGTGCTTGACGAAAAGCCGGCACTGGTGGTTTCAGGAATCAATCCGGGGGGAAACCTCGGTGATGATATAAGTTATTCCGGCACGGTTTCCGCAGCGGTGGAAGGAACCATGCTCGGGGTGCCCTCCTTTGCAGTATCCCTGGCAGGGGAGGCGCCCTTTGATTTTTCAGCCGCCGCTGAATTTTCCGGGCAATTGGCCGGGAAGATTCTTGATAAGGGCCTTTTCCGGGAGACATTGCTCAATGTCAATGTTCCCAATATCAGCAAGGAGTTGATCAAGGGGGTGCGCTATACCAGGCAGGGGAGAAGGATTTACGAGGGGGCAATCAAGGAAACCAGCGACCCCTGGGGAAGAAAACATTACTGGATTGGTGGCGGCACGCCTCTATGGGATGGGCGAGAGGATACGGATGCCAGTGCCGTTTTAAAGCAGTATGTTTCAATCACCCCCATCCACCTTGATTTGACAAACTATGATGCCTTGTCACGGCTTCGCCAGGACTGGCCCGTTGACATTGATTGGACTCGTTGA
- a CDS encoding biotin--[acetyl-CoA-carboxylase] ligase — protein sequence MESSGNLANDPLWREMLETGFLGDFPVSYRDVVDSTNVIAMDMARSGAPTGTVVVAGSQTSGKGRLGRKWLSPPGSGLYFSIILRPRLALDDLSRITLAAGVAVCQALEATTGLSPRLKWPNDLLLNGKKFCGILTETAGISSPDSIPVIVGIGMNVLNAKSSMPADLQGKVTSLFEEGETVYGKGVLLEECVARVLGQVDVLEKGDFNAIIREFDRRDAIKGKHCYWLTPAGAVVSGVSLGVDERGVLHIRDNQGRVSEVISGDINQKKP from the coding sequence ATGGAATCATCCGGAAATCTTGCAAATGATCCATTATGGCGGGAAATGCTGGAAACCGGTTTTCTGGGTGATTTTCCGGTCAGCTATCGGGATGTTGTTGACTCCACAAATGTCATAGCAATGGACATGGCTCGTTCCGGCGCTCCCACCGGAACCGTAGTTGTTGCCGGGAGTCAGACGTCCGGCAAGGGAAGGCTTGGAAGAAAATGGCTTTCGCCGCCGGGATCCGGCCTTTATTTTTCAATAATCCTGAGGCCGCGGCTGGCGCTTGATGATTTGTCGAGAATCACCCTTGCCGCAGGCGTTGCGGTCTGCCAGGCACTTGAAGCGACAACCGGTTTGTCGCCACGGCTGAAATGGCCCAATGATCTTTTGCTGAACGGTAAGAAATTCTGCGGTATTTTAACTGAAACCGCCGGGATATCATCTCCTGACTCAATCCCGGTTATCGTCGGCATCGGTATGAATGTTCTGAACGCTAAGAGTTCTATGCCTGCTGATTTGCAGGGAAAGGTTACGTCTCTCTTTGAAGAGGGGGAAACTGTTTACGGCAAAGGAGTGCTGCTCGAAGAATGTGTAGCGCGGGTGCTGGGGCAGGTGGATGTTTTGGAGAAAGGGGACTTTAATGCCATTATTCGGGAATTTGACAGAAGAGATGCGATCAAGGGGAAACATTGTTACTGGCTGACGCCGGCAGGCGCGGTGGTTTCAGGGGTTTCGCTGGGTGTGGATGAGCGGGGAGTTCTCCATATCCGCGATAATCAGGGCAGAGTTTCAGAAGTCATTTCTGGAGATATAAATCAGAAAAAACCATAA
- the ahcY gene encoding adenosylhomocysteinase: MSKQTTAADYKVADMAGAAWGRKEINIAETEMPGLMAVRKEYAGKNPLKGARIGGCLHMTIQTAVLIETLVELGAEVRWSSCNIFSTQDHAAAAIAAAGIPVFAWKGETEEEFWWCIEQTIFGPNNWRPNMILDDGGDLTQIMHEKYPEMMKDIRGISEETTTGVHRLVEMMNKGTLMTPAFNVNDSVTKSKFDNLYGCRESLIDGIKRATDVMIAGKIAVVCGYGDVGKGCAQALRGMGATVYVTEIDPICALQAAMEGYRVTTMDEAAAIGNIFVTATGNLKVIGRNHMEQMKDQAIVCNIGHFDSEIDIASIRKLEWENIKPQVDHVIFPDGKRIIVLAEGRLVNLGCATGHPSFVMSNSFTNQVMAQIELWLNPGKYENKVYFLPKHLDEKVAMLHLQKIGAKLTRLSKEQAEYINVPADGPYKPEYYRY, from the coding sequence ATGAGTAAGCAGACAACTGCAGCGGATTATAAAGTCGCAGATATGGCCGGAGCCGCATGGGGCAGAAAGGAAATCAACATCGCTGAAACCGAAATGCCCGGGCTGATGGCGGTTCGAAAAGAATATGCCGGAAAAAACCCGCTCAAGGGAGCACGAATCGGCGGCTGCCTCCACATGACAATTCAGACCGCCGTCCTCATCGAAACCCTTGTGGAGCTCGGCGCTGAAGTCCGCTGGTCCTCATGCAATATTTTTTCCACCCAGGATCATGCTGCAGCAGCTATCGCGGCCGCTGGAATCCCGGTCTTTGCCTGGAAAGGTGAAACAGAGGAGGAATTCTGGTGGTGTATCGAACAGACAATCTTCGGCCCGAACAACTGGCGGCCCAATATGATTCTCGACGATGGCGGCGACCTCACCCAGATCATGCATGAAAAATATCCTGAAATGATGAAGGACATCCGCGGCATCAGCGAAGAAACCACAACCGGTGTCCACCGGCTTGTTGAAATGATGAACAAAGGCACCCTGATGACGCCGGCATTCAATGTCAACGATTCGGTGACCAAATCAAAATTCGACAATCTTTACGGCTGCCGCGAATCACTCATTGACGGCATCAAACGCGCCACCGACGTGATGATTGCAGGAAAAATCGCCGTGGTCTGCGGTTACGGCGATGTGGGCAAGGGTTGTGCCCAGGCGCTCAGAGGAATGGGCGCAACCGTCTATGTCACGGAAATCGACCCCATCTGCGCCCTGCAGGCGGCCATGGAAGGCTACCGGGTTACAACAATGGATGAAGCCGCGGCCATCGGTAATATCTTTGTTACCGCAACCGGCAACCTCAAGGTGATCGGCAGAAACCACATGGAGCAGATGAAAGACCAGGCAATAGTCTGCAATATCGGCCATTTTGACAGCGAAATTGATATTGCCTCCATCAGAAAGCTTGAGTGGGAGAACATCAAACCCCAGGTGGACCACGTGATCTTTCCTGACGGTAAACGGATTATCGTCCTCGCTGAGGGCCGCCTGGTTAACCTTGGCTGTGCAACCGGTCATCCGAGCTTTGTCATGAGCAATTCCTTTACCAATCAGGTCATGGCCCAGATTGAACTCTGGCTGAACCCCGGCAAATATGAAAACAAGGTTTACTTTCTGCCCAAGCACCTTGACGAGAAGGTGGCCATGCTGCATCTGCAAAAAATCGGCGCGAAGCTGACCAGGCTTTCCAAGGAACAGGCTGAATATATTAATGTGCCTGCCGACGGGCCATACAAGCCTGAGTATTATCGATACTAA
- the metK gene encoding methionine adenosyltransferase gives MMSNYLFTSESVSEGHPDKVADQISDAILDAILAQDKLSRVGCETMVTTGMAIIAGEITTSAWVDMPQVVRETIKEIGYNSSDMGFDWQSCAVLTSIDKQSPDIAQGVNEGTGIDLDQGAGDQGLMFGYACSETKVLMPMPITYAHRLMKRQSEVRKAGLLPWLRPDAKSQVTIEYENKKPKRVDTVVLSTQHSPDVDYEDLKEGVMEEIIKPIIPANMIDKNTKYFINPTGRFVIGGPVGDCGVTGRKIIVDTYGGMGSHGGGAFSGKDPSKVDRSSSYMGRYVAKNIVAAGIATEVEVQIAYAIGISQPVSINVNSFGTGKISDEKIKNLILEHFDLRPKAIIQHLDLLRPIYKKTAAYGHFGREHESFTWEKTDKADALKSSAKIK, from the coding sequence ATAATGAGCAATTATCTGTTTACATCCGAATCAGTTTCAGAAGGCCACCCCGATAAGGTTGCCGACCAGATATCAGACGCTATCCTCGATGCGATTCTCGCTCAGGACAAATTGTCTCGCGTTGGCTGCGAAACCATGGTCACCACCGGAATGGCGATTATCGCAGGTGAAATCACCACCTCAGCCTGGGTGGATATGCCCCAGGTTGTCAGAGAGACAATTAAAGAAATAGGCTATAATTCTTCCGATATGGGCTTTGACTGGCAATCCTGCGCGGTGCTCACCAGCATTGACAAGCAGTCCCCGGATATCGCCCAGGGCGTTAATGAGGGCACAGGTATTGACCTAGACCAAGGGGCTGGCGACCAGGGCCTGATGTTCGGCTATGCCTGCTCAGAAACCAAGGTGCTCATGCCAATGCCCATCACCTATGCCCACCGCCTCATGAAGCGGCAATCCGAAGTACGCAAGGCCGGCCTTCTTCCCTGGTTACGCCCGGATGCCAAAAGCCAGGTTACCATCGAATACGAAAATAAAAAGCCGAAGCGGGTTGACACCGTGGTTCTTTCCACCCAGCACAGCCCTGACGTTGACTATGAAGACCTGAAAGAAGGCGTCATGGAAGAAATCATCAAACCGATTATCCCGGCAAACATGATTGATAAAAACACCAAATACTTCATCAACCCCACCGGCCGTTTCGTGATCGGCGGCCCGGTTGGCGACTGTGGGGTCACCGGCAGAAAAATTATCGTCGATACATACGGCGGCATGGGTTCTCACGGCGGAGGCGCTTTCTCCGGAAAAGATCCTTCCAAGGTTGACCGCTCCTCTTCCTATATGGGCAGATATGTTGCAAAGAATATTGTGGCCGCCGGCATTGCCACTGAAGTGGAAGTGCAGATTGCCTACGCTATTGGCATTTCCCAACCCGTTTCCATAAATGTTAATTCTTTTGGAACCGGCAAGATAAGCGATGAAAAAATAAAAAATCTGATCCTCGAGCATTTTGATCTGCGCCCCAAAGCCATTATCCAGCACCTCGACCTCTTGCGGCCCATTTACAAAAAAACCGCGGCTTATGGACATTTCGGTCGCGAGCATGAGTCCTTTACCTGGGAAAAAACCGATAAGGCGGATGCATTGAAAAGTTCTGCCAAAATAAAATAA
- a CDS encoding 2-dehydropantoate 2-reductase, with product MKIVVIGPGALGCLLASSLAAGTDHAIWLLDHDPKRALLLSRQGIFLERGGTETKKSIPVTHDASTIGIADFVFLCVKSHHTESALVSMSQLLSRESLLLAFQNGINHLDILQQKMSSPWVAGVTSMGATLVDQGRVRFGGTGITSLGFLSPANDQEAAKLAHAAELLNSAGFETVITNDILSKIWNKFLINIGINALTAIHNCPNGRLLETPSIKNQLRAAVKEALHVAKAKGITISENPVSLTETVCRATSQNISSMLQDIRNQRQTEIEAINGALIREARLLGLETPVNEELADEVRNLQMKYLN from the coding sequence ATGAAAATCGTTGTAATAGGCCCGGGAGCATTAGGCTGCCTGCTGGCATCATCACTTGCTGCAGGAACCGATCATGCCATATGGCTTTTAGACCATGACCCCAAACGTGCCCTGCTGCTGTCGCGGCAGGGCATTTTTCTAGAACGGGGCGGCACTGAAACAAAAAAGTCAATCCCGGTTACCCATGATGCGTCAACCATAGGAATTGCCGATTTCGTTTTTCTCTGCGTTAAATCGCACCACACAGAAAGCGCCCTGGTCTCCATGTCGCAACTATTATCGCGGGAAAGTCTGCTCCTGGCTTTTCAAAACGGCATCAACCATCTGGATATCCTGCAACAAAAGATGTCCTCCCCCTGGGTTGCCGGCGTAACCTCTATGGGTGCGACGCTGGTCGATCAGGGACGTGTACGTTTCGGTGGCACAGGTATTACCTCCTTAGGCTTTTTATCTCCTGCGAATGACCAGGAAGCTGCAAAGCTTGCCCATGCAGCCGAACTATTAAATAGTGCCGGTTTTGAAACAGTAATTACCAACGATATTCTTTCAAAGATCTGGAATAAATTTCTCATTAATATCGGCATCAACGCCTTAACCGCAATTCATAATTGCCCAAACGGCAGGTTATTGGAAACGCCGTCCATCAAAAACCAGTTGAGAGCCGCGGTCAAAGAAGCCCTGCACGTCGCAAAAGCAAAAGGGATAACGATTTCAGAAAACCCTGTCTCTCTTACCGAGACCGTGTGCAGGGCAACTTCTCAAAACATTTCAAGCATGCTGCAGGATATAAGGAATCAGCGCCAAACCGAAATAGAAGCCATTAACGGTGCGCTTATTCGCGAGGCCCGGCTTCTAGGTCTCGAAACCCCGGTCAATGAAGAACTTGCAGATGAGGTACGGAATCTGCAGATGAAATATCTCAACTGA
- a CDS encoding DNA-binding protein produces the protein MTTNLKNLGCIICVVLMTAFIASCGDDKTATTSSNQATGQQEDMAANIDQDPLRGTTIKGKVLEALPAGGYTYIHLDQGTEKTWVALPSADVKVGDEVSVIYSMVMHDFPSKSLDRTFDKLIFASGFADGQPTAAPNASPSWGASSPHGGGAMGGMGGGSFNDALSAEGGSMNQPTSDASGTGSSKSVVPFTELKIDKATGENAHKVGDLFKKSAALNAKKVTVKGKVVKVTPNVMSRNWIHLQDGSGDPAKNTHDLVVTSSSAPNLGDVITIEGILAADKDFGAGYKYKVLVEEAAIK, from the coding sequence ATGACCACTAATCTCAAAAATCTAGGTTGTATAATTTGTGTTGTATTGATGACAGCGTTCATAGCTTCATGCGGTGATGACAAAACTGCCACCACTTCTTCGAATCAAGCAACCGGACAGCAAGAAGACATGGCTGCCAATATTGACCAGGACCCCTTAAGGGGCACCACCATTAAGGGAAAAGTACTTGAGGCTCTTCCTGCCGGCGGATACACGTATATACACCTGGATCAGGGCACGGAAAAAACATGGGTTGCCCTTCCTTCAGCTGATGTAAAAGTCGGTGATGAAGTAAGTGTTATATACAGCATGGTTATGCATGATTTTCCCAGCAAATCTCTCGACCGAACCTTTGACAAACTGATTTTCGCATCCGGTTTTGCCGATGGCCAACCAACGGCAGCTCCAAATGCCTCGCCGAGCTGGGGCGCATCATCTCCCCACGGTGGAGGTGCTATGGGTGGCATGGGCGGCGGATCATTCAACGATGCGTTAAGCGCTGAAGGCGGCAGCATGAATCAACCGACTTCGGATGCTTCCGGCACCGGCAGTTCAAAATCCGTTGTTCCGTTTACTGAACTCAAAATTGACAAAGCGACCGGAGAAAATGCACATAAGGTAGGAGATCTCTTTAAAAAGAGTGCGGCTTTGAACGCCAAAAAAGTCACAGTTAAAGGAAAAGTCGTAAAGGTCACCCCGAACGTTATGAGCAGAAACTGGATCCATTTACAGGACGGTTCCGGCGACCCCGCAAAAAACACACATGATCTTGTCGTAACTTCTTCCTCCGCCCCCAACCTTGGTGATGTTATTACCATTGAAGGCATTCTGGCGGCTGATAAAGATTTTGGCGCCGGCTATAAATATAAAGTACTTGTCGAGGAAGCAGCTATTAAGTAA
- the clpA gene encoding ATP-dependent Clp protease ATP-binding subunit ClpA, which produces MINHKLEMALVMAIREAKIHKHEYVTVEHILYGLLHDDLAVQIILSCGGDTEKIKQNLEEFFETHVPVIKEGIANDPIQTIGFNRVLQRAIAHVQSSGKEEVSPSDALVALFAEPDSFAVYFLKKEGINRLDIVEYVSHAMPGLKIAPRENTSHEEKPESDLDKFTVNLSKLAREGKIDPLIGRHHELQRIMQILCRRKKNNPLLVGEPGVGKTAIAEGLALQIHHGDVPDLLQDVEIRMLDLGTLLSGTKYRGDFEQRLKAVIKAVENDENVILFIDEMHTIVGAGATSGGSMDASNLLKPALQAGTLRCIGSTTYEEYKNYVEKDRALSRRFQKVDIEEPSIAETCEILKGLKSKYEEHHGVKYTAPCIRATAELAVRYLNDRFLPDKAIDILDEVGARFRLAKPGKRRKTVTVRDVEAVVASMARVPVQSTTSSDVEHLRLLDLTMKSQIFGQDHAIDAIVTAVKRSRAGIKQPERPTGAFLFAGPTGVGKTEVARQLAFAMGIHFERFDMSEYMEKHAVARLIGAPPGYVGFDQGGLLTDAIRKHPYSVLLLDEIEKAHADVFNILLQVMDHSTLTDNSGRRADFRNVIIIMTTNAGAREMSGQPIGFMSEKKGQEQKAIKNLFSPEFRNRLDAIITFDQLQKKVMEQIVDKLVYELQMQLSEKNVIIHLSPAARSWLADKGHDPDYGARPLRRLIMQEIGNKLTDEILFGQLSKGGTTKVGLKNKQLTFSYSGQ; this is translated from the coding sequence ATGATAAATCATAAACTCGAAATGGCTTTGGTTATGGCCATTCGTGAAGCAAAAATCCACAAACATGAATATGTGACCGTAGAGCATATTCTATACGGTCTCCTGCACGATGATCTTGCCGTTCAGATCATTTTAAGTTGCGGCGGTGACACTGAAAAAATAAAACAAAACCTTGAAGAGTTCTTTGAAACTCATGTGCCGGTCATAAAAGAAGGGATTGCCAACGACCCCATTCAGACCATAGGGTTTAACCGGGTGCTGCAACGGGCCATTGCCCACGTTCAAAGCAGCGGCAAGGAGGAAGTCTCTCCCAGTGACGCATTGGTTGCACTGTTTGCCGAACCGGACTCCTTTGCCGTCTATTTCCTCAAAAAAGAAGGGATCAACCGACTTGATATTGTCGAATATGTTTCGCATGCAATGCCCGGCTTAAAAATTGCCCCCAGGGAAAATACCAGTCACGAAGAAAAGCCTGAATCCGATCTGGACAAGTTTACAGTAAATTTATCCAAACTTGCACGTGAAGGCAAGATTGATCCCCTCATCGGCAGACATCATGAACTGCAGCGGATCATGCAGATCCTTTGCAGACGAAAGAAGAACAACCCCCTGCTCGTCGGTGAGCCCGGTGTAGGGAAAACCGCCATCGCTGAAGGACTGGCGCTTCAAATTCATCATGGAGATGTTCCAGACTTATTGCAGGATGTAGAAATCCGCATGCTGGACCTGGGCACCCTCTTATCAGGCACGAAATACCGGGGTGACTTTGAGCAACGGCTCAAAGCAGTTATCAAGGCAGTTGAAAACGATGAAAACGTTATCCTTTTCATTGACGAGATGCATACCATTGTCGGCGCCGGCGCTACCAGCGGCGGCAGCATGGATGCCTCAAACCTCCTGAAACCTGCGCTCCAGGCCGGGACGCTGCGATGTATCGGCTCCACTACCTATGAAGAGTATAAAAATTATGTAGAAAAGGACCGCGCCCTTTCCCGGCGATTTCAGAAAGTCGACATCGAAGAGCCCTCAATTGCTGAAACATGCGAAATATTAAAAGGTCTCAAGTCAAAATATGAAGAGCACCACGGCGTTAAATACACCGCGCCCTGCATCAGAGCCACGGCTGAACTTGCAGTACGATACCTCAATGACCGCTTTCTGCCGGACAAGGCCATTGATATTCTTGACGAGGTCGGCGCACGCTTCAGGCTTGCAAAACCAGGCAAAAGGAGGAAAACCGTCACTGTTCGGGATGTGGAAGCTGTTGTGGCAAGCATGGCACGGGTTCCCGTACAATCCACAACAAGTTCTGATGTAGAGCATCTGCGCCTGCTGGATCTTACCATGAAAAGCCAGATATTCGGCCAGGATCATGCCATTGATGCAATTGTCACTGCTGTCAAGCGCTCAAGAGCTGGCATTAAACAACCAGAACGACCCACCGGAGCCTTTCTCTTTGCAGGGCCCACCGGTGTTGGCAAGACCGAGGTCGCACGCCAGCTGGCCTTTGCAATGGGCATCCATTTTGAACGCTTTGATATGAGCGAATACATGGAGAAACATGCAGTGGCCAGACTCATCGGCGCTCCTCCGGGCTATGTTGGTTTTGACCAGGGCGGTCTGTTGACCGATGCGATTAGGAAACACCCCTACAGCGTACTTCTCCTTGATGAAATTGAAAAAGCCCATGCCGATGTTTTTAATATTCTTCTGCAGGTAATGGACCATTCAACCTTAACTGACAATTCCGGCCGCCGCGCCGATTTTCGAAATGTCATTATTATCATGACCACCAATGCCGGAGCACGAGAGATGAGCGGCCAGCCCATCGGTTTCATGTCGGAAAAAAAGGGCCAAGAACAAAAGGCGATTAAAAATCTCTTTTCACCTGAATTCAGAAACAGACTTGATGCGATAATTACATTTGACCAGCTCCAGAAAAAAGTCATGGAACAAATCGTTGACAAACTGGTCTATGAACTTCAGATGCAGCTTTCCGAAAAAAATGTTATTATTCATCTTTCTCCTGCTGCCAGGTCTTGGCTCGCGGATAAGGGGCACGATCCTGATTATGGCGCTCGCCCCTTGCGCCGCCTGATCATGCAGGAGATTGGCAATAAACTGACCGATGAAATTCTTTTTGGTCAACTTTCAAAGGGCGGCACCACAAAAGTCGGCCTGAAAAACAAACAGTTAACCTTTTCCTATTCCGGACAATAG
- the clpS gene encoding ATP-dependent Clp protease adapter ClpS, translating into MSHEQKDLDGQAIVEQRQEVEEPPLFKVLLHNDDYTTMDFVVMILEAIFHKTKTEATAIMLTVHNHGVGVAGVFPREIADTKMTQVNEYARQNEHPLKCTIEKA; encoded by the coding sequence ATGAGTCATGAACAAAAAGATCTTGATGGGCAAGCCATAGTCGAGCAACGGCAGGAAGTAGAAGAGCCACCCCTGTTCAAGGTTTTACTGCATAATGATGATTATACGACAATGGACTTTGTTGTGATGATCCTTGAAGCGATCTTTCACAAAACAAAGACTGAGGCTACTGCCATTATGCTCACAGTACATAATCACGGCGTCGGCGTAGCCGGTGTCTTCCCCCGTGAAATTGCCGACACAAAAATGACCCAGGTCAACGAGTACGCCAGGCAGAACGAACATCCGCTTAAATGCACAATTGAAAAGGCTTAA